DNA from Pseudomonas mendocina:
GAGGCAACAGTTGCATGCCCTCGTGCCAGCAGACTGCATCCGGCAACACCTTCATACCACTCCCCTTTTACATCCGCTGTTTGGCATGCACGCTGCGCGCACAGCGCTTGGCTAACGATCCCGATCCGTCAGCAAGCGCATCTCCCTGCTATCGAAACGAAGCCACACACGTCCTGATTCATTCAGGCGCAAACGGTGTGCGCCTGGAGTGTTATAGCCGGCGAACACCAAAAGTCCAGCAGCCTTATCACCGGCAAAAGGAAAGTCGTGAACATCGCGAAATTGTCCCGGCACGAGCTCCAGGCTCCATACCGAAAACAGCTGGCGATAGTCGCGGCGATACTGGTCTCGCTCGGCGAACCACTGCTTGGAGGGGATATCGGATAGCAACTTGAGCAGGTCTGGGTCGCGTACAACAACGAAGTCCACGGCGATGGGTGTGTCGTCGTTGGCGCGTTCCGCCACGTCTAGTGTCAGACTGTCCAGACCGATCCTCTCACCTCGAAAACCACACCCGGTCAGTACAAGACTCAGACCTAACAGCACTGCAGGAAGGCAGGAAATCAAACGTCCCTGTGTCATGAAGACTTCACCTTGAAATTCACATTTGCAAATTTATAGACGTGATCTAGCGTCTATGAAAGTTCGTCCTCATGACGGATGTGAATGGATCGCCAAGGACGGGCTCGGTTTTCAGCTACCCGTTGCAGTAGCGGTCCAGCAAAGGAGTGCGAGCACGGGATCCGTCCGCTGCATTGCGCTCCAGGTACTGTCCCGGAGCCCAACCAACATGGCTGAGAGCACGCAACACAAGTTAGACCGGATCCGCCCGCCCCGAGTCCAGATCACCTACGATGTCGAGATCGGCAATGCGATCGAAAAGAAGGAGCTGCCCCTTGTGGTCGGCATCCTCGCCGACCTCTCTGGCAAACCCGAAGCACCGCTGCCCAAGCTGATTGATCGACGTTTCACCGAGATCGACCGCGATAACTTCAACGAGGTGCTCGCCTCCATCGAGCCACGCAGCACCCTGCAGGTGGAAAACACCATCAGCGGCGACGGCAGCAAACTCAACGTCGAGCTTCGCTTCCGCCACTTCGACGATTTCGACCCTGTAAACATCGTCAAGCAAATTACGCCTCTACGTCGCTTGTACGAAGCGCGCCAGCGCCTGCGTGACTTGCTCACCAAACTCGACGGCAACGATGACCTCGACAAACTGTTGCAGGACGTAGTGAGCAATACCGAAGGTCTGCAGGAAATCAAATCCGCACGCCCCGAAGGCGAAACTTCAGCCCAAGCTGCAGGCGAGTCTCCAGCCGACAACTCAGTTGGCGATGATGAAGCACCGACCGAACCCCAGGCCTGACCGCCCCTGAACTCCCGGAGATAACGCAATGGCAACCGAAGCCGGTGCTTCCAGCGAGAGCACGACACAGACCCTGACCCTGCTCGACCGTATCATTGCCGAGGGCCGTATGGCCCACGACGAAAGCCAGCAGGGATATGCCCGCGACATGCTCGCGGAGTTCGCCACTCAAGTTCTTGACGAAGGCATGGCCATCGACAAGGACACCGTGGCCATGATCAACGACCGTATCAGTCAGATCGACAAGCTCATCAGCGACCAGCTCAACGAGGTGCTGCACAACCCTGAGCTGCAGAAACTGGAAGCCTCGTGGCGCGGCCTGCATATGCTGGTGGATCAGACGGAGACCAGTAGCCGCCTGAAACTGCGTCTGCTGAACGTCACCCAGAAGGAACTGCAGAACGACCTGGAGAAGGCCGTCGAATTCGACCAGAGCGCGCTGTTCAAGAAGATCTACGAAGAGGAATACGGCACCTTCGGCGGACACCCATTCAGCCTGCTGGTGGGCGACTATGCCTTCGGCCGCCATCCCCAGGACGTGGCCCTGCTGGAGAAGCTTTCCAACGTCGCTGCAGCGGCTCACGCGCCCTTCATCGCCGCCGCCAACCCCAAGCTGTTCGACATGAACAGCTTCACCGAGCTGGCCGTCCCCCGCGACCTCAGCAAGATCTTCGAGAGCCTGGAGCTGATCAAGTGGCGCAGCTTCCGCGAGGGCGAAGATTCGCGCTACGTCTCCCTGGTGCTACCGAACTTCCTGTTACGCCTGCCCTACGGCCCGGATACCAAGCCTGTGGAAGGCATGGACTATCTTGAGGACGTCAACGGTACCGACCACTCCAAGTATCTCTGGGGTAATGCCGCCTGGTTGATGGCCGTACGCATCACCAGCGCCTTCGCCAAGTACGGCTGGTGTGCGGCTATCCGTGGTGCCGAGGGTGGTGGCGCGGTGGAGGGCCTGCCGGCTCACACCTTCCGCACCCTGTCCGGCGACCTGTCGCTGAAGTGCCCGACCGAAGTGGCGATCACTGACCGCCGCGAGAAGGAGCTCAACGACCTCGGCTTCATCTCCCTGTGCCACAAGAAGAATACCGACATGGCCGTGTTCTTCGGCGGCCAGACCACCAACAAGGCCAAGGTCTACAACACCAACGAAGCCAACGCCAACGCGCGCATCTCGGCCATGTTGCCTTACGTGCTGGCGGCCTCGCGCTTCGCCCACTACCTGAAGGTGATCATGCGCGACAAGGTGGGCAGCTTCATGACCCGCGACAACGTGCAGACCTACCTCAACAACTGGATCGCGGACTACGTGCTGATCAACGACAACGCACCTCAGGAGATCAAGGCTCAGTACCCCCTGCGCGAAGCCCGCGTAGACGTCTCGGAAGTCGCCGGTAAGCCAGGCGTCTACCGTGCCACGGTGTTCCTGCGCCCACACTTCCAGTTGGAGGAGCTGACTGCCTCGATCCGCCTGGTGGCCAGCCTGCCGCCCCCGGTAGCTGCCTGACCCCACGCCCCCGCCGACTCACCCGGCGGGGGCTCGCCCACATCAAGATCCACCCCGTTTCCAGACCCAGGAGTTATCCGCGATGGATGCCATCATTCTCGACCTCGGCGACGACATCAAAGGCGACAGCCTGCTCGAGGGCTACACCGACAAGATCGAATTGATGTCCTACAGCCACAACGTGGCAATGCAGGTCACCAACGACGTCAGCAACTCGGAGCGTACTTCCGGCAAACCACATATCGGCGAGTTCACCGTAACCAAGTTCGTTGATACCTCGACTCCCTCACTCAACGAGTTCTGCTGCGCAGGCAAGCCCATCACCACGGCCACGATCACCATCGGCCGTAACGCTGCCGAGGGCGATGGCAAGCTGCTGCCCTTCATCGTCTACACCCTCGACAATGTGGTGCTGTCCAACGTCAGCGTCAGCGGTGGTGCCGGTGGCAAGCCGGTGGAAACCCTGTCGCTGAACTTCACCAAGATCAAATGGGAACTCACCGCACAGAAGGACGATGGCACCAAGGAGGGCACCGCCGCCTCCACCTGGGATCTGGCCGCCAACAAGCTCGTCAAGTAAGGACGTCACCGCTCCATGCCTTACAGCGGGCTGCTGCCCCCCCTGTTCGAGCGTCTCTCCGCCCAGGCGGACGAGGCGCCGGACTTCGACCGCGATGCGTTGGCTGAGTCCGTCCGCCTGGAGTTATCGCGTCTGCTCAATACCCGTCGTCCCTCACGCGCCAATGGGCAGCAGCTCACCATACTCGACTACGGTATCGCCGACTGGAGCGCCCTGCAGGCTCTGCGGGTCGATGACCGCCGCCTGTTGCTGCGGGAATTGCGTGCTGCCGTGCAGCACTTCGAGCCACGCCTGCAACTGAGCGAGATCGACGTCGAGTCACTCCCCGACCAGCCCCAGCGCCTCGGCATCCGCCTGGCTGGGCAGCTGCGCAGCGGTCGTCGTACCTGGCCAGCGCTGTTCCTCCTCGCCCCCAATAACGACGGCCTGGAGGTACACCATGAGCGACTCGATTGATGCCGATCTGCTGGACTACTACCAGCGCGAACTCACCTGGCTGCGCCACGCCGGCAGCGGCTTCGCCCAGCGCTACCCAAAAGTGGCGCGGCGTCTGGAACTGGCCCCCGGCGAATGCCCGGATCCCCACGTAGAAAGGCTGCTGGAAGGCTTCGCGCTGCTCAGCGCGAGACTGCACCGGCGCCTCGATGACGATTACGCTGAATTCAGTGACGCCCTGCTGGAACAGCTCTATCCGCTAGCCCTGCGCCCCCTGCCTTCCTGCGCCATCGTGCAGTTCGAGCCGGATCCGACTCAAGGCAGCCTTGCCGAGGGCTACGCCCTGCCCCGCGACACACCTTTGTTCGTCACCACTCGCGACGGTGCCAGCGTGCACCTGCGCACCACCGCCGAATCGGTGCTCTGGCCGTTACGCATCCGTGAGGCGACCTTGCTCGACGGCGACGCCGCCGTGGCCTTCTCCGGTCACCCGCGCGCGCGCTCGGCCCTGCGCCTGACCCTGGAATGCCTCGGCGAATTCGACTGGGCGCAACTGCCGGTGCGCCGCCTGCGAGTGCACCTGGCCGCCTCACCAATGACCAACGCCAACCTATACGACCTGCTCGGTGCTCATAGTCTCGGGGTGTGGAGCGGCGCGCCGACAGGCCCATTGCAAAAGGTGCTTGGCGAAGTCGCCCCGGTGGGCTTCGCCGACGACCAGGCGCTACTGCCCGACGAGGACTGCCAGCACCCTGGCCTGCGCCTGCTGGCGGAGTACTTCGCCTTCCCCGACAAATTCGCCTTCTTCGACCTGCCGCTGCTGCCGCCTGCCAACGGCGGACGCGACTGCCAGGTGCTGATCGCTTTCGACCGCGCTCCGGTGGGCAGGCCGCACCTGCAGGCCAGCGAACTGCGCCTGGGCTGTGCCCCGGCCATCAACCTGTTCCCACGCACCTCAGAACCATTGCGTCCGGACGGCACCCGCAGCGAATACCGCCTGGTGGCCGATGCCCATCGTGAGAACAGCGTAGAGATCCACAGCATTCGCAACATGCGTGCCGTAACCCCACAAGGGGTACGCCAAGTGCCGGCCTACTACGGCCACAACCACGCAGGCGAAGGCTTGTACTGGCATGCCCGTCGCATCCAGGGACTGAACCCTGCACGCCCCGGCAGCGACCTGTTGCTAAGCCTGGTGGACACTGCCTTCGACCCGCGGCACGACGCCCCCGAGTACAGCCTCACCGCCGAACTGCTCTGCACCAACCGACACCTGGCCGAGAACCTGCAATCCGGCACCCGCCTGAGTTTCGAGCGCCCTGGCCCGGTTGCCCTGGCTAGCCTGCTGGCACCGCCCACGCCGCAGAGTCTGCCGCACCTTTCCGGCCCCTCGCGCTGGCGCCTGGTATCCCAACTGAGCCTCAACCACCTGTCCCTGGTCGAAGGCCCCAAGGCTCTCGACGCGTTGCGCGAGCTGCTGCATCTGCACAACCTGCGCGACGAGGCTGGGCCACGGCGCCAGGTAGACGGGCTGAAGGAACTCACCTGCCTCCGGGTGATGGCCCGGGTCGGCGAGGACGCCTGGCGCGGCTGGCGCAACGGCCTGGAGGTGCGTATCCACCTTGACCCGCAGCATTTCGCCGGTGCTAGCGCAGTGCTGTTCTCCGCCGTGCTGGCGCAATTCTTCTCCCTCTATGCCACACCCAACCGCTTCTTGCGCACGGTGCTGGTCGACGCTGACAAGGAGGTTCGGACATGGCAGCCCCAGGCCGGCAAACCCCTCAGCCTCTGAGCCAACGTCTACGCGAGAAGCCCCAGGCCTTCGAATTTCTCCAGGCCCTGCTGCTGCTGGAACGCGAGCAGCCCGATGCCACGCCGCTGGGCCAGGGTAGCAGCCCGGACGATGAAGCCCTGCGCTTGCGCGGGCCACTCACGCCGACCTTCTCCGCCAGCCAGGTGGAACGCTTGGAGGAGCAACCCGGGCAAGCGCCCGTCCTCAGCACTGCTGTATTCGGCCTCGGCGGCCCCGACGGCCCCCTGCCCTACGCCTACCAGGAATGGCTGCAGCAGCGCGCGCGCCACAAAGACCACGGCCCTGCGGAATTCCTTGACCTGTTTCAGAACCGCCTGCTTGCCCAGCTCTATCGGGTGCTGGGCCGCCATCGCCTGGCACTCGGCTTCCTGCCGCCCGAACAGGCCCCCGTGCATCCGTCGCTACTGGCCCTGGCCGGCCTGCTGCCGCGCCGCCTGCAGCAGCGCATGGATCTGCCGGACGCCGCCGTGACGGCCCGCGCAGCACTGTTCAACGGCCCGCGCCGCTCTCTAGCCGGTTTAGCCATATTGGTACGCCACCAGTTTGACGTGGCAGTGGACTACGAGGCCTACCAGGGTGCATGGCGCGCTATCCCCCCTGCCAGCCGCAGCCGCCTGCAACGCGGCGGCCGTAACCTCGGCCTGGGTTGTGACGCAATCGCCGGCACTCGAGTCTGGGACGAGCACGCAGGCATCCGCCTCACTCTTGGCCCGCTGAGTACCGAGCAAGCTAACGCCTACCTGCCCGGAGGTGCGCAGCACCAGCGGCTTGCCGACCTCACCGGCCTCTACCTCGGCCCCGACCTGGATTGCCACCTGCGCCTGCTGGTGCGCCCAGGCGCCCCCCTATGCCTGAACCGCCGGCAACCGCCGCGCCTGTGCTGGAGCGGCGGCCTGCATCTGGCTGCGGGCAGCACTCTGCAACGCATTGACACCCGCCTGCGGCTCAAGGAGATGCCCTGATGGAACTCGCCGCGCTGATCGGCCGCCTCAACGCAGACAGCCGCCGTGCCTTGGAGCGTGCTGCCCAGCGCTGCCTGCAACGCACCCACCACTATGTAGAGATCGAGCACCTGCTACTGGAGTTGCTCGACATAGAAGGCGGTGACCTCACCTGGTTGCTGCCTCGCTTCGGCCTGGAGCGCGACAGCGTAGCCACCGAAATCAACCGTGCACTGGAACTGTTCAAGGCCGGCAGCACCCGTACCCCTGCGCTTTCCGCCCAGACCATCGGTCTGTTGGAAGACGCGGTGGTTCAGGCCAGTGTGCAGGGTCAGTCGAGCATCCGCTCCGGCCTATTACTACTCGCCCTGCTCGATCGCGACGAACGCCGCAGCCTGCTACTCAACAGCGCCTCCTCGCTGCTGCGCATTCCTCGTGAAGCCCTGCGCGCCAACCTGCTGGAATGGACTCAAGCCTCCCGAGAATACAGCGGTGGCCCCAACCCAGCAGGCAAGGTTCGCCATCCCCAGGAACCACCCCAGGACAGCGTGCTCGACCAATACACCCAGGATCTCACCGCCGATGCCCATGCCGGGCGCATCGACCCCATCGTTGGGCGCGACAGCGAGATCCGTCAAAGCATCGACATCCTCCTGCGTCGGCGGCAGAACAACCCGATCCTGGTGGGCGCGCCCGGCGTCGGCAAGACTGCCGTGGTCGAAGGCCTGGCCCTGCGTATCGCCGCCGGCGACGTGCCTCCACCTTTGCAGAACGTCATCCTGCGTGTGCTCGACCTCGGCCTGCTGCAGGCCGGCGCCGGGGTCAAGGGTGAGTTCGAGCAGCGCCTAAAAGGCGTGATCGACGCCGTACGCAACAGCGAGCAACCAATCATCCTGTTCATCGACGAAGCCCACACCCTGATCGGTGCCGGTGGCAGCGAAGGCGGCAGCGACGCCGCCAACCTGCTCAAACCGGCCCTGGCCAGGGGCGAACTGCGCACTCTGGCCGCCACTACCTGGCTGGAATACAAGAAGTACTTCGAGAAGGATCCCGCCCTGGCCCGCCGTTTCCAGCTGGTGCAAGTGGAGGAGCCTGACGAGGCCACCGCCGTGGAAATGCTACGCGGTGTCGCCGCCAAGCTGGAGCAGCACCACGGCGTGCAGGTGCTCGACAGCGCCATTCAGGACGCAGTCAAGCTCTCCCACCGCTACATCTCCGGCCGCCAGTTACCGGACAAGGCCATCAGCGTGCTCGACACCGCCTGCGCCCGCGTCTCCCTCGGCCAGCACGACGTACCGCCACCACTGGAAAGCCTGCGCCACCGCGAAGTGGCAGTGAGCGAAGAACTACAGCGCCTGCGCCGTGAACAGACCACCGGCCTAGACCATCGCGAGCGAATCAACGCTCTGGAGCAAGAGTCCACCGGCAACCGCAGCGCCATCAAAGAGTTGGAAACCCGCTGGAGCGAAGAGCGCGGAGCCGTGCGCGAATTGTTGGAAGCCCGCCGTGAATTGCTCGCCCTCAGCGAAAATACTGACACCAGCCAACCCGACGAAGCA
Protein-coding regions in this window:
- a CDS encoding type VI secretion protein: MTQGRLISCLPAVLLGLSLVLTGCGFRGERIGLDSLTLDVAERANDDTPIAVDFVVVRDPDLLKLLSDIPSKQWFAERDQYRRDYRQLFSVWSLELVPGQFRDVHDFPFAGDKAAGLLVFAGYNTPGAHRLRLNESGRVWLRFDSREMRLLTDRDR
- the tssB gene encoding type VI secretion system contractile sheath small subunit; the encoded protein is MAESTQHKLDRIRPPRVQITYDVEIGNAIEKKELPLVVGILADLSGKPEAPLPKLIDRRFTEIDRDNFNEVLASIEPRSTLQVENTISGDGSKLNVELRFRHFDDFDPVNIVKQITPLRRLYEARQRLRDLLTKLDGNDDLDKLLQDVVSNTEGLQEIKSARPEGETSAQAAGESPADNSVGDDEAPTEPQA
- the tssC gene encoding type VI secretion system contractile sheath large subunit, which codes for MATEAGASSESTTQTLTLLDRIIAEGRMAHDESQQGYARDMLAEFATQVLDEGMAIDKDTVAMINDRISQIDKLISDQLNEVLHNPELQKLEASWRGLHMLVDQTETSSRLKLRLLNVTQKELQNDLEKAVEFDQSALFKKIYEEEYGTFGGHPFSLLVGDYAFGRHPQDVALLEKLSNVAAAAHAPFIAAANPKLFDMNSFTELAVPRDLSKIFESLELIKWRSFREGEDSRYVSLVLPNFLLRLPYGPDTKPVEGMDYLEDVNGTDHSKYLWGNAAWLMAVRITSAFAKYGWCAAIRGAEGGGAVEGLPAHTFRTLSGDLSLKCPTEVAITDRREKELNDLGFISLCHKKNTDMAVFFGGQTTNKAKVYNTNEANANARISAMLPYVLAASRFAHYLKVIMRDKVGSFMTRDNVQTYLNNWIADYVLINDNAPQEIKAQYPLREARVDVSEVAGKPGVYRATVFLRPHFQLEELTASIRLVASLPPPVAA
- a CDS encoding Hcp family type VI secretion system effector codes for the protein MDAIILDLGDDIKGDSLLEGYTDKIELMSYSHNVAMQVTNDVSNSERTSGKPHIGEFTVTKFVDTSTPSLNEFCCAGKPITTATITIGRNAAEGDGKLLPFIVYTLDNVVLSNVSVSGGAGGKPVETLSLNFTKIKWELTAQKDDGTKEGTAASTWDLAANKLVK
- the tssE gene encoding type VI secretion system baseplate subunit TssE is translated as MPYSGLLPPLFERLSAQADEAPDFDRDALAESVRLELSRLLNTRRPSRANGQQLTILDYGIADWSALQALRVDDRRLLLRELRAAVQHFEPRLQLSEIDVESLPDQPQRLGIRLAGQLRSGRRTWPALFLLAPNNDGLEVHHERLD
- the tssF gene encoding type VI secretion system baseplate subunit TssF, translating into MSDSIDADLLDYYQRELTWLRHAGSGFAQRYPKVARRLELAPGECPDPHVERLLEGFALLSARLHRRLDDDYAEFSDALLEQLYPLALRPLPSCAIVQFEPDPTQGSLAEGYALPRDTPLFVTTRDGASVHLRTTAESVLWPLRIREATLLDGDAAVAFSGHPRARSALRLTLECLGEFDWAQLPVRRLRVHLAASPMTNANLYDLLGAHSLGVWSGAPTGPLQKVLGEVAPVGFADDQALLPDEDCQHPGLRLLAEYFAFPDKFAFFDLPLLPPANGGRDCQVLIAFDRAPVGRPHLQASELRLGCAPAINLFPRTSEPLRPDGTRSEYRLVADAHRENSVEIHSIRNMRAVTPQGVRQVPAYYGHNHAGEGLYWHARRIQGLNPARPGSDLLLSLVDTAFDPRHDAPEYSLTAELLCTNRHLAENLQSGTRLSFERPGPVALASLLAPPTPQSLPHLSGPSRWRLVSQLSLNHLSLVEGPKALDALRELLHLHNLRDEAGPRRQVDGLKELTCLRVMARVGEDAWRGWRNGLEVRIHLDPQHFAGASAVLFSAVLAQFFSLYATPNRFLRTVLVDADKEVRTWQPQAGKPLSL
- the tssG gene encoding type VI secretion system baseplate subunit TssG, translated to MAAPGRQTPQPLSQRLREKPQAFEFLQALLLLEREQPDATPLGQGSSPDDEALRLRGPLTPTFSASQVERLEEQPGQAPVLSTAVFGLGGPDGPLPYAYQEWLQQRARHKDHGPAEFLDLFQNRLLAQLYRVLGRHRLALGFLPPEQAPVHPSLLALAGLLPRRLQQRMDLPDAAVTARAALFNGPRRSLAGLAILVRHQFDVAVDYEAYQGAWRAIPPASRSRLQRGGRNLGLGCDAIAGTRVWDEHAGIRLTLGPLSTEQANAYLPGGAQHQRLADLTGLYLGPDLDCHLRLLVRPGAPLCLNRRQPPRLCWSGGLHLAAGSTLQRIDTRLRLKEMP
- the tssH gene encoding type VI secretion system ATPase TssH produces the protein MELAALIGRLNADSRRALERAAQRCLQRTHHYVEIEHLLLELLDIEGGDLTWLLPRFGLERDSVATEINRALELFKAGSTRTPALSAQTIGLLEDAVVQASVQGQSSIRSGLLLLALLDRDERRSLLLNSASSLLRIPREALRANLLEWTQASREYSGGPNPAGKVRHPQEPPQDSVLDQYTQDLTADAHAGRIDPIVGRDSEIRQSIDILLRRRQNNPILVGAPGVGKTAVVEGLALRIAAGDVPPPLQNVILRVLDLGLLQAGAGVKGEFEQRLKGVIDAVRNSEQPIILFIDEAHTLIGAGGSEGGSDAANLLKPALARGELRTLAATTWLEYKKYFEKDPALARRFQLVQVEEPDEATAVEMLRGVAAKLEQHHGVQVLDSAIQDAVKLSHRYISGRQLPDKAISVLDTACARVSLGQHDVPPPLESLRHREVAVSEELQRLRREQTTGLDHRERINALEQESTGNRSAIKELETRWSEERGAVRELLEARRELLALSENTDTSQPDEALDERSDYLAAELARLEAGLEAIRQDDPLVPEQVDSRIVAAVIAGWTGIPIGKMLADEAYAVRTLGLRLGQRVMGQDSALATIAQRIQAYRAGLTDPAKPVGVFLLVGPTGVGKTETAYSLADALYGGERNLISINLSEYQEAHTVSQLKGAPPGYVGYGTGGVLTEAVRRRPYSVVLLDEIEKAHPDVLEAFYNVFDKGVMEDGTGLVVDFKNTVMLATSNVGSELVLDTPTDQLGSDAFNERLHKVLLQAFRPAFLARMTVVPYRPLDEATLEGIVLAKLEKLRERYKAATGKQFDFDPAIVKAVLAKCSSAGARDIENVLMAQVTGKLAEWVLE